The Gemmatimonadaceae bacterium region GGGGGGTTGGGGTGGTGGGGGCTTCGGCGGGAGACTGCGCGCTTCGGACGGGAACCCCTGAGAGGTCAGGGGGGAGAACGTCAGGGGGACGAGCTCAGGACTGCCCAAGGCGACGCTGTCCTGACTCCTCCCCCCTGACGTTCTGCCCCCTGACCTCTCGGGGGTGACGAATCCGCCACCCGCTCGGATCTGACCGTAAGTTCCTCCCCTATGAACCGTCGCCACTTCCTCCTCCTCTCCGGTGCGGCCCTTGCCGCCCGGCGCCTTTCGGCGGCCTCGCTCGCGAGCGCCGGCAAACTCGATCGCATTGGCCTCGAGCTCTACGCCGTGCGCAAGGCGATGCGCGCGGACCCCGAGCGCACCCTCGCCGCGATCCGCGCGATCGGCTACACCGATGTGGAGCTTCTCTGGAGCTTCAAGAACTTCGATCGCTCGGTGAAGCAGGTGAAGGACGCCCTCAAGCAGACCGGCCTCAAGGCGCCGTCGGCGCACATGGCGCCAGAAACGATTCTCTCCGGCTGGGAGGGCAAGCTCGCCGAGGCGAAGGAGCTGGGGCATCAGTATCTGATCGTGCCCAGTCTGCCGAGCGAGGCGAATACGTCGATCGCGGCGTGGAAGCTGTGGGCCCAGCGCTTCAACGCGGCCGGTGAGGAGGCGCGCCGTGCCGGCATCTGGCTCGCGCTGCACAACGAGCCCAATCACGAGAAGAAGCTCCAGGGCGAGCACCCGCTCGAGGTGTTCCTCGCCGAGACCGATCCCAAGTATGTCCGCTTCCAGCTCGACGTCGGCAACATGATCGCCGGCGGTGGCGACCCGATGGCATTCTTTGCGAAGCACAAGGATCGGTGCTGGAGCTTTCACATCAAGGACATCGTGCCGGGTACGGCGAAGGACACCGAGCTGGGGAAGGGCTCGTTTGACCTGAAATCGTTCCTGTCGCAGGTGCCGGATTTGGGGAAGAAGCCGTGTTATGTGGAGCAGGAGGGGCCGGTGGACGAAATGGCCAGTGCGAAGGCGAACTTTGAGTACTTGAAAGGGCTGAGCTGGTAGAACGAACGGCGGAACCCCCGAGAGCTCAGGCGGGAGAACGTCAGGGGGAGAGCTCAGGACCGCGTGCAGTCCTGAGCTCTCCCCCCTGAAATTCTTCCCCCTGAGCTCTCGGGGGTTCCGCTGTTCACCTACCAGTCGGTCTCGCGATAATCCTTGAGAAACTTGCCCCAGATGTGCTCCCCGGTATTAATCCCATCGATAATGGGGTCCACAATCCGCGCCGCCCCGTCCACGATATCGAGCGGCGGATGGAAGCGGTGCTCTTCCACCTTGCGCGCGGCGATGTGCACGGGGTCTTCATCCGTCACCCAGCCCGTGTCCACGGCATTCATGTGAATGCCGTCGTGCCAGTAGTCGGCGGCTGAGGTGCGCGTCATCATGTTGAGCGCGGCCTTGGCCATGTTCGTGTGCGGGTGGCGTGTCGTCTTGAACTTCCGGTAGAACTGCCCTTCCACCGCGCTCACGTTCACGATGTGCTTGTCGCGGTTTGGCGTGCGCAGCATGAGCGGCTTGAGGCGCGCATTGATGAGGAATGGCGCCACCGCGTTCACCAGCTGCACTTCCAGCAGTTCCACGCTCGGCACTTCGTGCATCAGCAGACGCCACGAGTTGCGCTCGCGGAGATCGACCTGCTGGAGATCCTGGTCGAGCCGCCCCTCGGGGAAGAGGTGCGCGTTGTCCTGATGCTCGTCGGCCAGGAGCGCTACCTGACTCAGCTCGGCGGCATGCGTGATGCCCGCGACGCGCTCGAGTTCACGGGGCAGGGTGGCCGGCGTGAGCATCTCGTCTTCGCGCTTGACGCCGGCTTCGGGGAGCATGTGATAACCGCGCACCCCTTCGTACGCCCCCAGGAGCTTGCGCGCGTTGGCGGGCATGTCGGCGAGCGAGGCGCGCTCGAGGTCCATCATGTGCTTGTAGAAGTCGGGCGGGCGCCGGACGGTCTGACAGGCATTGTTCACGATGAAGTCGAGGCGCTCGTGCGTCTCCATCAGGTGATGACAGAACGCTTCGACGCTGGGCGTGTGGCGCAGGTCGAGCCCGAAGATCTCGAGGCGATGCCCCCACTGTTCGAAATCGGGCTCGCTGGCGTAGCGCTGCGCCGAGTCGCGCGGGAAGCGCGTGGTGACGATGAGGTGCGCGCCGGCGCGCAGCAGCTTGATGCCGGCCTGATAGCCGATCTTGACGCGGCCACCGGTGAGCAGCGCGACACGCCCGGTCAGATCGGCCAGCTCGGTGCGCTTCCGATAGTTGAACTCGGCGCACGTCGGGCACAGCTGATCGTAGAAGTGGTGGATGACCGTGTACTCCTGCTTGCACACGTAGCAGTGCTGCGCCTCGAGCGCCTCGCGGAACTCGGGCTCGTCCACCGTGATCTGGTCGTCCGACCCGGGCGGCAGGTAGTTCGGCGTCGTGAAGACCGTCTGGCGACGCAGGCGGCGGATCCCCGTCTCCTGCAGCTGGTTCTCGGCTTCCTTGAGCTTCTCCGTCCGCTCGGCCTTCTTCTGCCGCTTGGTCGCCTTCACCATCTGCCGGCGCAGGATCGCATCCGGGCGCGAGACCTCGCCGGCGGCCTTGAGCAGACGCGTGCGCTGGTCTTCGGGGATCGCGAGAAGGTTCGCGCGGTCGGCCGCCAGGCGCTCAAGGAGCGCCGTGGCGGCGGCGATTTCGGAGGGGGTGAGGTCGGGCGTGTCGGACATAGCCTTGAAAGATAGCTAGGTCCGGGAGGGGAGCAGGTTTGTGACTCGTTAACCCCCAACCCTAAGACCCCAAACCCCAAACTGATCAGTTTGGGGTTTGGGGTCTTAGGGTTGGGGGTTCTTGGGTTACTCCCCGAATGCGTCCCCCGGATTCCTCGGCAGGCGCCAGTACCACCAGTGCACATCCTTGTCCCAGTGCTCGGCCGCCGCATTGTCGGGGCCCCAGACGCAGCCGCCGGCGGGGTAGGATGCCTTCACGAAGCGGGCGTCGAGCTCGGCGAGCTCCGCGCTGGGTGGGTGCTGCGCGAGCTCGTGGCGCACATCGAGATCGTTCAGATAATCATCGAAGGTGAGCGGGTACCCACGCTCGACATCTTCCACCGTGCGGGCCCAGCTGGCGAGCAATTCGTCGTGCCGATGTTCGAGCGTCATGGCGAGTGGGGCGGGGCTCAGCGTGGGACGCGGCGGGCCTGACGGCGGAAGTAGTCCTCGCCGTCATTGGGTTTGAAGAACGTGCGGATCGTGCCGTCGGGGTCGTACGCAATGAAGGCGCCGGTCTTCTTGTCGAAGCGGTTCACGACGCCGTCGAGGGGGCGGACGAGTTCGAGGATGTCGGGACCGGCCGGCGCATCGCGCAGGGCCTGGGCCATGGCCAGATACGCCTCCTTCGTCGGCGCATCGAACTCCTGACCGTGCTTGGCAAAGTGCTCGGCGAGGCGCTCGGCGTTACGAAATCCGACGGTCGCGCCTCGCGAGGGCGCGTTGGCGGTGGATGTGGCGGCTGGCGCCGCCTCGGTTGGATTCGCGGAGGCGGCGCCTTCGGCGGCCGCCGCGGAGGGGGACTCGGCGGGGCGGCGTGGGTTGCAGACCAGCCACGTCGCGGCCACGAAGGCCAGGAACGCGAACACGAAGGAGCGGGTGGCGCGATTCATGGCCACAACCCTACGAGTCCCAACGGCTGGGCACAACCGGCCACGCCGCTGGGTCGGCGACACATATTTCAGTCATGAGCATTGTCAAAGCGCTGGTGGAGCTGCTCGAGCTCGAGCAGCTCGAGATGAACATCTATCGCGGACAGAACCGCGACCTTGGCACCGGGCGCGTGTACGGCGGGCAGGTGTTTGCCCAGGCGCTGGTGGCGGCGCGGCGCACGGTGAGCGAGCCGCGCGAGGCGCACTCGGTGCACGGGTACTTCCTGCGCGCCGGCGACCTCAAGGCGCCCATCGTGTTCTTTGTCGATCGCCCGCGCGACGGCGGCACGTTCACCTCGCGCCGCGTCACCGCCATTCAGCATGGCGAGGCGATCTTCCATCTCTCGGCGAGCTTCCAGATCAGCGAGCCCGGGCTGGACCATCAGGCGTGGCCCATGCCGGACGTCCCCGATCCGGATTCGCTCAAGCCCGAGCTCGAGCAGATCCGCGAAAAGGCCGAGCGCTTGCCGCCCGAGCTGCGCGAGGTGCTCACGCAGGACCGGCCGATCGACTTCCGCAGCAGCCACTCGCACGTGCCCGGCAGCGAGCATGGCGAACCGCAGCGTTTCGCGTGGTTCCGCGTGCAGGACACGCTCCCGGACGACCTGATCACGCATCAGGCCGTGCTCGCGTACGCCAGCGATTACGGGCTGCTGCCGACGTCGCTGCTGCCGCATGGGGTGTCCTATCGCGACCCGCGACTGCAGCTGGCGAGCCTCGACCACACCCTCTGGATGCATCGCCCCTTCCGCGCCGACGAGTGGCTGTTGTACGTGATGGACAGCCCCACCGCCGCCGGCGCCCGCGGGTTCACCAGAGGTCAGGTGTACACCAAGCAGGGCCAGCTTGTGGCGAGCGTCGCGCAAGAGGGCCTCATCCGCCTTCGGTAGTCCGACGTCCCGCGCCCTGTAGTCTGACGTCAGCGCCCGCGGGACGAGCGCCCGTGCAGGCC contains the following coding sequences:
- a CDS encoding sugar phosphate isomerase/epimerase, with amino-acid sequence MNRRHFLLLSGAALAARRLSAASLASAGKLDRIGLELYAVRKAMRADPERTLAAIRAIGYTDVELLWSFKNFDRSVKQVKDALKQTGLKAPSAHMAPETILSGWEGKLAEAKELGHQYLIVPSLPSEANTSIAAWKLWAQRFNAAGEEARRAGIWLALHNEPNHEKKLQGEHPLEVFLAETDPKYVRFQLDVGNMIAGGGDPMAFFAKHKDRCWSFHIKDIVPGTAKDTELGKGSFDLKSFLSQVPDLGKKPCYVEQEGPVDEMASAKANFEYLKGLSW
- a CDS encoding SDR family oxidoreductase translates to MSDTPDLTPSEIAAATALLERLAADRANLLAIPEDQRTRLLKAAGEVSRPDAILRRQMVKATKRQKKAERTEKLKEAENQLQETGIRRLRRQTVFTTPNYLPPGSDDQITVDEPEFREALEAQHCYVCKQEYTVIHHFYDQLCPTCAEFNYRKRTELADLTGRVALLTGGRVKIGYQAGIKLLRAGAHLIVTTRFPRDSAQRYASEPDFEQWGHRLEIFGLDLRHTPSVEAFCHHLMETHERLDFIVNNACQTVRRPPDFYKHMMDLERASLADMPANARKLLGAYEGVRGYHMLPEAGVKREDEMLTPATLPRELERVAGITHAAELSQVALLADEHQDNAHLFPEGRLDQDLQQVDLRERNSWRLLMHEVPSVELLEVQLVNAVAPFLINARLKPLMLRTPNRDKHIVNVSAVEGQFYRKFKTTRHPHTNMAKAALNMMTRTSAADYWHDGIHMNAVDTGWVTDEDPVHIAARKVEEHRFHPPLDIVDGAARIVDPIIDGINTGEHIWGKFLKDYRETDW
- a CDS encoding acyl-CoA thioesterase II codes for the protein MSIVKALVELLELEQLEMNIYRGQNRDLGTGRVYGGQVFAQALVAARRTVSEPREAHSVHGYFLRAGDLKAPIVFFVDRPRDGGTFTSRRVTAIQHGEAIFHLSASFQISEPGLDHQAWPMPDVPDPDSLKPELEQIREKAERLPPELREVLTQDRPIDFRSSHSHVPGSEHGEPQRFAWFRVQDTLPDDLITHQAVLAYASDYGLLPTSLLPHGVSYRDPRLQLASLDHTLWMHRPFRADEWLLYVMDSPTAAGARGFTRGQVYTKQGQLVASVAQEGLIRLR